A stretch of Haloprofundus halophilus DNA encodes these proteins:
- a CDS encoding 50S ribosomal protein L16: protein MADKPASMYREISKKPYTRREYITGIPGSKIAQHNMGNLQTGPEDYPVQISLRVEEECQIRHGSLESARLSANRLLLKHVGQPNYKMVLRKFPHHVLRENKQATGAGADRVSDGMRQAFGKPVGTAARVQRNDAVFTAYCNPEDAETVKDAFRRAYNKMSPPCRIVVEKGEELLVA, encoded by the coding sequence ATGGCAGACAAACCGGCCTCAATGTACCGGGAGATCTCCAAAAAGCCGTACACGCGGCGTGAGTACATCACGGGGATTCCTGGCTCGAAGATCGCACAGCACAACATGGGTAACCTGCAGACGGGTCCGGAGGACTACCCGGTCCAGATCAGCCTCCGCGTCGAAGAGGAGTGCCAGATTCGACACGGCTCGCTCGAATCGGCGCGTCTGTCGGCGAACCGCCTGCTCCTGAAGCACGTCGGCCAGCCGAACTACAAGATGGTGCTCCGCAAGTTCCCCCACCACGTCCTGCGCGAGAACAAGCAGGCGACCGGTGCGGGTGCGGACCGCGTCTCCGACGGGATGCGCCAGGCGTTCGGGAAGCCGGTCGGCACGGCCGCGCGCGTCCAGCGCAACGACGCCGTGTTCACCGCCTACTGCAACCCCGAAGACGCCGAGACGGTGAAAGACGCCTTCCGCCGCGCGTACAACAAGATGTCGCCGCCGTGCCGCATCGTCGTCGAGAAGGGCGAGGAACTGCTCGTCGCCTAG
- the nucS gene encoding endonuclease NucS, which yields MTDDERVGESGESGESHDHAEANRRAHAVTLHRPTHREVLWQVEEAFERGDMVTLFGRCTVEYDGRAASTLGLGNRLVILKPDGAALVHTDEKRTPVNWQPPGCEHHAAVRDGQFRIRSERTTPAETLDVRFEQVHQFSSLSVTGGRDLDLQGSEEDLRQHILEDPDLVEPGFLPLSTERQTSAGPVDIYGEDDDGRAVAVELKRRRVGPSAAGQLQRYVAALREEFGDGAAVRGVLVAPSVTDRAATLLAERGLDFVALDPTTGRPPEGSED from the coding sequence ATGACGGACGACGAGCGGGTCGGCGAGAGCGGCGAGAGCGGCGAGAGCCACGACCACGCCGAGGCGAACCGCAGAGCGCACGCGGTGACGCTCCACCGGCCGACCCACCGCGAAGTGCTCTGGCAGGTCGAGGAGGCGTTCGAGCGCGGCGACATGGTGACCCTGTTCGGCCGCTGTACGGTCGAGTACGACGGCCGCGCCGCGAGCACGCTCGGCCTCGGCAACCGGCTCGTGATTCTCAAACCCGACGGCGCGGCGCTCGTCCACACCGACGAGAAGCGGACGCCGGTGAACTGGCAGCCGCCGGGCTGTGAACACCACGCGGCGGTTCGAGACGGGCAGTTCCGGATTCGGAGCGAGCGCACGACGCCCGCAGAGACGCTCGACGTACGCTTCGAGCAGGTCCACCAGTTCTCGTCGCTGTCGGTGACCGGCGGCCGCGACCTCGACTTGCAGGGGAGCGAGGAGGACCTCCGCCAGCACATCCTCGAGGACCCGGACCTCGTCGAACCGGGCTTTCTCCCGCTTTCGACCGAGCGGCAGACGAGCGCCGGTCCGGTCGACATCTACGGCGAGGACGACGACGGCCGCGCCGTCGCCGTGGAGTTGAAGCGGCGGCGGGTCGGCCCCTCGGCGGCCGGCCAACTCCAGCGCTACGTCGCCGCGTTGCGCGAGGAGTTCGGAGACGGCGCGGCGGTCCGCGGCGTTCTGGTCGCCCCCTCGGTCACCGACCGGGCGGCGACGCTGTTAGCGGAGCGCGGCCTCGACTTCGTGGCGCTCGACCCGACGACGGGTCGGCCGCCGGAGGGGAGCGAGGACTGA
- the gap gene encoding type I glyceraldehyde-3-phosphate dehydrogenase has product MSEKSYLGAGEEVDESEVVRIALNGFGRIGRNVFRAVMDDPRIELVAINDVMDGEDMRYLGKYDTVMGRLDGVTLEDDQLSIGGTSAQVLNVQSPAELPWDDLDVDVAFECTGIFRTYDDAHDHVEAGADKVVISAPPKGDKPVKQLVYGVNHDEYDGEDVVSNASCTTNSITPVAKVLNEEFGINSGLMTTVHAYTGSQSLIDAPKGKTRRGRAAAENIIPTTTGAAKATTEILPELDGKLDGMAIRVPVPNGSITELVVDLQGDPSAEEINEAFRNAADNELAGVLGYTDDEVVSSDILQLPFSSTVDLNSTNVLENGGLAKILTWYDNEYGFSCRMLDVARHITEE; this is encoded by the coding sequence ATGAGTGAAAAATCGTACCTTGGCGCCGGGGAAGAGGTCGACGAGTCGGAAGTCGTGCGCATCGCGCTTAACGGCTTCGGGCGCATCGGGCGGAACGTGTTCCGCGCGGTCATGGACGACCCGCGCATCGAACTGGTCGCCATCAACGACGTGATGGACGGCGAGGACATGCGGTATCTCGGCAAGTACGACACCGTCATGGGGCGCCTCGACGGCGTGACGCTGGAGGACGACCAGTTGAGCATCGGCGGCACATCGGCGCAGGTACTCAACGTCCAGAGCCCCGCCGAACTGCCGTGGGACGACCTCGACGTCGACGTCGCCTTCGAGTGTACGGGTATCTTCCGCACGTACGACGACGCCCACGACCACGTCGAAGCGGGCGCGGACAAGGTCGTCATCTCCGCGCCGCCGAAAGGTGACAAACCCGTGAAACAACTTGTCTACGGCGTCAACCACGACGAGTACGACGGCGAGGACGTCGTCTCGAACGCCTCCTGTACCACCAACAGCATCACGCCGGTGGCGAAGGTGCTCAACGAGGAGTTCGGCATCAACTCCGGACTGATGACGACGGTCCACGCCTACACCGGGTCGCAGAGCCTCATCGACGCGCCGAAGGGCAAGACGCGCCGCGGGCGCGCCGCCGCAGAGAACATCATCCCGACGACGACGGGCGCCGCGAAGGCGACGACCGAGATTCTGCCCGAACTCGACGGTAAACTCGACGGGATGGCGATTCGCGTACCGGTGCCGAACGGCTCCATCACCGAACTCGTCGTCGACCTGCAGGGCGACCCCAGCGCAGAGGAGATAAACGAGGCGTTCCGGAACGCCGCCGACAACGAACTCGCGGGCGTGCTCGGCTACACCGACGACGAGGTCGTCTCCTCGGACATCCTCCAGCTGCCGTTCTCCTCGACGGTCGACCTGAACTCGACGAACGTGCTCGAAAACGGCGGCCTCGCCAAGATTCTGACGTGGTACGACAACGAGTACGGCTTCTCCTGCCGGATGCTCGACGTCGCGCGCCACATCACCGAGGAGTAA
- a CDS encoding ATP-grasp domain-containing protein, with the protein MLRLAVTTDAETFERMRDPLASRGVDVRHLRANGRTIRLTSSPPETFDVGFVYPTRLMEGGALDALHGVPWVNDREAVLTSRNKAGVVAALSRAGLPVPQTTMVSNPVDDDELLAAAAEFDGPVVVKPNSTTRGAGIVRVDDPDSLSGVADYLRLVHDYNATGDKSYLLQEFLPGARDYRAMVVDGQCVGGVERRLPTEAREAGRWKHNVHRGAEATGVELAERHRRLAEDVAEALEVPYLGVDLLETENRLVVGETNARPTIDDDAKYDAGFYDRLAALVKRQVE; encoded by the coding sequence ATGCTCCGACTCGCGGTGACGACCGACGCCGAGACGTTCGAGCGGATGCGCGACCCGCTGGCCTCGCGCGGCGTCGACGTTCGACACCTCCGCGCGAACGGGCGAACGATTCGACTCACCTCGTCGCCTCCGGAGACGTTCGACGTGGGGTTCGTCTACCCGACGCGACTGATGGAGGGCGGAGCGCTCGACGCCCTCCACGGGGTTCCGTGGGTGAACGACCGCGAAGCCGTGCTCACCTCGCGGAACAAGGCGGGCGTCGTCGCCGCGCTCTCGCGGGCCGGCCTCCCGGTTCCGCAGACGACGATGGTGTCGAACCCCGTCGACGACGACGAACTCCTCGCCGCCGCCGCCGAGTTCGACGGCCCCGTCGTCGTCAAGCCGAACTCGACGACCCGCGGCGCGGGAATCGTCCGCGTCGACGACCCCGACTCGCTGTCGGGTGTAGCGGACTATCTCCGGCTCGTCCACGACTACAACGCGACCGGCGACAAGTCGTATCTCCTGCAGGAGTTTCTGCCCGGCGCGCGAGACTACCGGGCGATGGTCGTCGACGGTCAGTGCGTCGGCGGCGTCGAACGTCGGTTACCGACGGAGGCGCGGGAGGCGGGGCGGTGGAAGCACAACGTCCACCGCGGCGCGGAAGCGACGGGCGTCGAACTGGCCGAGAGACACCGACGCCTCGCCGAAGACGTCGCCGAGGCGCTGGAGGTTCCGTACCTCGGCGTCGACCTCCTCGAAACCGAAAATCGGCTCGTCGTCGGCGAGACGAACGCACGGCCGACCATCGACGACGACGCGAAGTACGACGCCGGCTTTTACGACCGGTTGGCGGCGCTGGTGAAGCGGCAGGTCGAGTAG
- a CDS encoding phosphoglycerate kinase, whose product MASFNTLDDLDAEQRVLVRLDLNSPVEDGVVQDNRRFERHAETVSELAEGNHRVVLMAHQGRPGDDDFVSLEQHADILGEHVGREVKFVADTYGEEALDAIDALEPGEVLLLENVRMVDDELPEEEPETKAETEFVRTLAPKFDAYVDDAYSAAHRKHASLVGFPLVLPAYAGRVMQSEYEANSSIATREFDGQVTMVVGGTKATDVIGVMDAIGEKVDTFLLGGIAGELFLRAEGYPVGRDVGEMDLFDEQWENNQDVIEDVLQRRTGQIRLPVDLAYEGDDGERAEVSVEDIDEKDTGYLDVGSETVDSYAPTIRESEAVFVKGALGMFEDERFADGTVGVLRAIAETDCFSVVGGGDTSRAIEMYGLSEDDFSHVSIAGGAYIRALTGESLPAVELLEEQAEK is encoded by the coding sequence ATGGCTTCGTTCAACACGCTCGACGACCTCGACGCAGAGCAGCGCGTACTCGTCCGCCTCGACCTGAACTCTCCAGTCGAAGACGGCGTCGTGCAGGACAACCGCCGCTTCGAGCGACACGCCGAGACGGTGTCGGAGCTCGCCGAGGGGAACCACCGCGTCGTCCTGATGGCCCACCAGGGTCGTCCCGGCGACGACGACTTCGTCTCGCTCGAACAGCACGCCGACATCCTCGGAGAGCACGTCGGCAGAGAGGTAAAGTTCGTCGCCGACACCTACGGCGAGGAGGCGCTGGACGCCATCGACGCGCTCGAACCCGGCGAGGTGCTGCTGCTCGAAAACGTCCGGATGGTCGACGACGAGTTACCCGAGGAAGAGCCCGAGACGAAAGCCGAAACCGAGTTCGTGCGGACGCTCGCGCCGAAGTTCGACGCCTACGTCGACGACGCGTACTCGGCGGCGCACCGAAAACACGCCTCGCTGGTCGGCTTCCCGCTCGTCCTTCCGGCGTACGCCGGGCGCGTGATGCAGAGCGAGTACGAGGCGAACTCCAGCATCGCCACCCGCGAGTTCGACGGGCAGGTGACGATGGTCGTCGGCGGGACGAAGGCGACCGACGTCATCGGCGTGATGGACGCCATCGGCGAGAAGGTGGACACCTTCCTCCTCGGCGGCATCGCGGGCGAACTGTTCCTCCGCGCCGAGGGCTACCCGGTCGGCCGCGACGTCGGCGAGATGGACCTCTTCGACGAGCAGTGGGAGAACAACCAGGACGTTATCGAGGACGTGCTCCAGCGCCGCACCGGGCAGATTCGTCTCCCGGTCGACCTGGCGTACGAGGGCGACGACGGCGAACGCGCCGAGGTGTCGGTCGAGGACATCGACGAGAAGGACACCGGCTACCTCGACGTCGGTTCGGAGACGGTCGACAGCTACGCACCGACCATCCGCGAGTCCGAGGCGGTGTTCGTCAAGGGCGCGCTCGGAATGTTCGAGGACGAGCGCTTCGCCGACGGTACGGTCGGCGTACTCCGCGCCATCGCCGAGACGGACTGCTTCTCGGTCGTCGGCGGCGGCGACACCTCCCGCGCCATCGAGATGTACGGGCTGAGCGAGGACGACTTCTCGCACGTCTCCATCGCGGGCGGGGCGTACATCCGCGCGCTGACCGGCGAGTCGCTCCCGGCGGTCGAACTGCTGGAGGAGCAGGCCGAGAAGTAG
- a CDS encoding Hsp20/alpha crystallin family protein codes for MKRDDRDDPFGDIFGEIERMMNEMTGGFDDRTGFASETHVDVVDEGDQIRVVADLPGVDKDDIDLKCDGERLTISAASDRREYDERIQLPARVDEHSASATFKNGVLQVTLDRIEDSAEIDVE; via the coding sequence ATGAAGCGAGACGACCGTGACGACCCCTTCGGCGACATTTTCGGCGAGATCGAACGCATGATGAACGAGATGACCGGCGGCTTCGACGACCGCACGGGCTTTGCGAGCGAGACGCACGTCGACGTCGTCGACGAAGGTGACCAGATTCGCGTCGTCGCCGACCTCCCCGGCGTCGACAAGGACGACATCGACCTGAAGTGCGACGGCGAACGGCTCACTATCAGCGCCGCCAGCGACCGCCGCGAGTACGACGAGCGCATCCAACTGCCCGCGCGCGTCGACGAACACTCCGCGAGCGCGACGTTCAAAAACGGCGTCCTCCAGGTGACGCTCGATCGCATCGAGGACTCCGCCGAAATCGACGTCGAGTAG